In a single window of the Hoyosella subflava DQS3-9A1 genome:
- a CDS encoding Na+/H+ antiporter NhaC family protein, with amino-acid sequence MSETKYPASSTPPFGTQKSGSARTRRRTLVVATVVVVAILGLLLYQTMDTGSAVDGSSTAATGRWWSLLPPVVAISLALLTRQILPALFAGVWLGAWLAEGLSAWGLVTSLLDSAGVYVVDAIAEPDHVMIIAFTLMIGGLVGILRKNGGTDGIVRIVTRWASTPRRGQVATGGLGVAIFFDDYANTLVVGNTMRPVMDRLRVSREKLAYIVDSTAAPIATLALLSTWIGFQVVLIDDAIAGTDLTANGFAVFVESLKYAFYPILALALVFAIALSGRDFGPMLQAERRARTTGAVSREGADIGLGGVEDELTPHEGAPRRLVNALLPILVLVGTTVAGLFATGEGASIIEIVGDGDPFSSLLWGALLAILVAAALSMSQGILTIADVVAAWFAGVKSVLYVVIILVLAWALAALTGILGTAEFLAGALGTALPLFLLPAVLFVVAGAVAFSTGTSWGTMGILTPLAVPVAWAVLDARGLADAAGHPILFASVSTILAGAVLGDHCSPISDTTVISSLASQCDVIDHVRTQLPYALFVGAVVIVFGLVPVGLGLPWWAAMALCGLVVVGGLMVAGRRSDAVEAPGFGPPPAPEAREVIG; translated from the coding sequence ATGTCCGAGACCAAGTATCCCGCGAGCAGCACGCCCCCGTTCGGTACGCAGAAGTCAGGTTCGGCACGGACCCGGCGCCGCACGCTGGTAGTCGCGACTGTCGTCGTCGTAGCGATCCTGGGACTGCTCCTCTACCAGACAATGGACACCGGGAGCGCGGTTGACGGTTCGTCTACTGCGGCCACCGGCAGGTGGTGGTCGTTGCTTCCGCCTGTCGTCGCCATCAGCCTCGCGCTACTCACAAGGCAGATCCTTCCTGCACTCTTTGCGGGGGTCTGGCTCGGAGCGTGGCTAGCGGAAGGACTTTCGGCGTGGGGTTTAGTGACGTCACTCCTGGATTCCGCTGGCGTCTATGTCGTGGATGCAATCGCTGAACCCGACCACGTAATGATCATTGCCTTCACACTCATGATCGGGGGCCTCGTCGGCATTCTGAGAAAGAATGGGGGGACGGACGGAATTGTGCGCATCGTGACACGGTGGGCATCGACGCCGCGGCGCGGTCAGGTTGCTACGGGCGGTTTGGGCGTCGCAATTTTTTTCGATGACTACGCGAACACCTTGGTCGTCGGCAACACTATGCGTCCGGTCATGGATCGGCTGCGTGTGTCCCGGGAGAAGCTCGCCTACATCGTAGACTCGACGGCCGCACCGATCGCGACACTGGCTCTGCTGTCAACCTGGATCGGATTTCAGGTCGTCTTGATCGACGACGCTATCGCTGGGACAGACCTGACTGCGAACGGCTTCGCGGTGTTCGTTGAGTCCCTGAAATACGCTTTCTACCCGATCCTGGCCCTCGCTCTGGTGTTCGCGATCGCGTTGAGCGGGCGTGATTTTGGTCCGATGCTTCAGGCTGAGCGGCGGGCGCGAACCACTGGTGCAGTGTCACGCGAGGGCGCGGATATCGGACTCGGCGGCGTCGAAGACGAGTTGACCCCGCACGAGGGGGCACCGCGCAGACTCGTGAATGCACTGCTGCCGATCCTGGTGTTAGTTGGCACCACCGTGGCGGGCCTCTTCGCTACTGGCGAGGGCGCCTCGATCATTGAGATCGTCGGGGATGGTGACCCGTTCAGTTCGCTGCTATGGGGTGCGCTGCTCGCGATCCTCGTCGCTGCAGCATTGAGCATGAGCCAGGGGATCTTGACGATCGCCGATGTGGTTGCCGCGTGGTTTGCCGGCGTTAAATCGGTGCTGTACGTCGTGATCATCCTCGTCCTCGCCTGGGCTCTGGCCGCGCTGACCGGGATCCTTGGAACCGCCGAGTTCCTCGCTGGCGCTCTCGGGACTGCGTTGCCTTTGTTCCTTCTACCCGCGGTGCTTTTTGTCGTGGCGGGTGCGGTCGCATTTTCGACTGGGACCAGCTGGGGGACGATGGGCATCCTGACCCCTCTCGCTGTTCCTGTCGCTTGGGCGGTCCTTGATGCGCGTGGTCTGGCGGACGCGGCGGGACATCCAATTCTGTTCGCGTCGGTTTCGACAATCCTGGCTGGTGCAGTACTTGGAGATCACTGCTCACCGATCTCGGATACCACCGTGATTTCGTCGCTGGCATCGCAATGCGACGTCATTGACCACGTCCGAACCCAACTCCCCTACGCTCTCTTCGTCGGCGCTGTGGTGATTGTGTTCGGGCTTGTGCCAGTCGGCTTGGGCCTGCCATGGTGGGCTGCGATGGCCCTCTGCGGCCTCGTCGTAGTTGGTGGTCTCATGGTGGCCGGACGCAGGTCCGATGCCGTGGAAGCTCCAGGCTTCGGCCCACCGCCAGCCCCGGAAGCACGCGAGGTGATTGGATAG